One part of the Lotus japonicus ecotype B-129 chromosome 2, LjGifu_v1.2 genome encodes these proteins:
- the LOC130736298 gene encoding transcription factor MYB54-like, whose amino-acid sequence MASSPHFNNAGYGSSMDMDFPPSDPVPIDQGDDEVEANDSSAFGKNGPTKLCVRGHWRAAEDAKLKELVAQFGPRNWNSIAEHLEGRTGKSCRLRWFNQLDPKINRSAFTVEEEERLLAAHKMYGTKWAMISRLFPGRTDNAVKNHWHVMMARRQREQQHRRRKPTFQNPDAKVLNLLLSKNAAASESTISSTIDESASACTNLSLTPSSFRSIPRHFHNQNTFQAYGSLIGLYGESNVPVGDVGCDKFFSAWNGSSDRGNVGKLMGVDQSNCSVSNSEVSVSESVATNKTSTSIFGQNEDVGNKINMPFIDFLGVGAT is encoded by the exons ATGGCTTCATCACCACACTTCAACAATGCTGGTTATGGTTCCTCTATGGACATGGATTTTCCCCCTTCCGATCCTGTTCCTATCGATCAAGGGGATGATGAAGTTGAAGCCAACGATTCTTCGGCGTTTGGAAAAAATGGGCCCACCAAGCTTTGTGTTAGAGGTCACTGGAGAGCCGCTGAAGATGCCAAGCTTAAAGAGCTTGTTGCTCAATTTGGTCCTCGAAACTGGAACTCCATCGCAGAACATCTCGAAGGAAGAACAG GAAAAAGTTGCAGATTGAGGTGGTTTAATCAGCTAGATCCTAAAATTAACAGATCGGCATTCACTGTGGAAGAAGAGGAGAGGCTCTTGGCTGCTCATAAAATGTACGGCACCAAATGGGCTATGATTTCAAGACTCTTCCCTGGCAGAACAGACAATGCAGTGAAGAACCATTGGCATGTGATGATGGCTAGGAGGCAAAGGGAGCAGCAGCACAGAAGGAGAAAGCCCACATTTCAAAACCCTGATGCAAAGGTGTTAAATCTTCTTTTGTCAAAGAATGCTGCAGCCAGTGAATCAACTATTTCAAGCACCATTGATGAATCTGCCTCAGCATGCACCAACCTCTCCCTCACTCCCTCTTCGTTCAGATCTATTCCCAGGCATTTTCATAACCAGAACACTTTTCAAGCCTATGGATCACTAATCG GTCTATATGGAGAAAGCAATGTCCCAGTGGGGGATGTGGGTTGTGACAAGTTTTTCAGCGCTTGGAACGGTTCATCAGATCGTGGTAACGTGGGAAAGCTGATGGGTGTCGATCAATCCAACTGCTCAGTTTCAAACTCAGAAGTTTCAGTGTCTGAGTCGGTTGCCACCAACAAGACCAGTACATCAATTTTTGGTCAAAATGAGGATGTGGGGAATAAGATTAACATGCCATTTATTGACTTTCTTGGAGTAGGAGCTACATAG